One genomic region from Rhodospirillaceae bacterium encodes:
- a CDS encoding aldehyde ferredoxin oxidoreductase family protein yields the protein MAWTQKILRVNLSKGTCASEPLNNDWAAKYLGQRGLATKYFVEEVDPKVDALSPDNKLIMATGPLTGTTASTAGRYSVITKGALTGAIACSNSGGFFGNEMKNAGWDMIIFEGKAKSPVYLLIQNDDAELIDAAEYWGTSVWDTEEGIKAKHQDPMLRVASIGISGEKGVKFACVVNDMDRAAGRSGVGTVMGSKNLKAVAIRGTLGVSVDDPAAFMDAAAAGKQVLADNPVTGQGLPAMGTQVLMNVINETGALPTRNHRDVKFEGAGKISAEAMAEPRASDSKANLVTNAACFACTIACGRISTVDRTHYTVKDRPEYQKASGGLEYEAAWALGAATGVEDLDALTFANFICNEQGIDPISFGATVGAAMELFEDGVITTKETNGLELKFGSAKALTDLVELTGKGEGFGAEIGLGSKLLCEKYGKPELSMSVKGQEFPAYDSRGIQGMGLTYATSNRGACHLRSYTVASEVLGIPEKTDPLVTEGKAGLVKAFQDATAVVDSAGLCVFTTFAWSMDDIAPQIDAACEGDWSVENLMEVGERVWNLERQFNLAAGFTGKDDTLPKRLLKDAAKTGPAEGLTSGLEQMLPEYYELRGWTADGIPSNETISRLGL from the coding sequence ATGGCATGGACACAAAAAATTCTCAGGGTCAATCTTAGTAAAGGCACATGTGCTTCTGAACCCCTCAACAACGACTGGGCTGCTAAATATTTGGGGCAGCGGGGACTGGCGACGAAATACTTCGTTGAAGAAGTCGACCCCAAGGTCGATGCACTATCGCCCGACAACAAGCTAATCATGGCGACGGGACCGTTGACTGGCACCACGGCCTCCACAGCAGGGCGGTATTCGGTCATCACCAAAGGAGCGCTGACCGGGGCGATTGCGTGCTCTAACTCTGGTGGGTTCTTCGGCAACGAAATGAAGAACGCCGGCTGGGACATGATTATCTTCGAAGGCAAGGCGAAGAGCCCAGTCTATCTGTTGATACAAAACGACGATGCAGAGTTGATCGATGCAGCTGAATATTGGGGCACATCGGTCTGGGATACCGAAGAAGGCATCAAGGCCAAGCACCAGGACCCAATGCTCCGCGTCGCCTCAATCGGAATTTCTGGCGAAAAGGGCGTCAAATTCGCCTGTGTTGTCAATGACATGGACAGGGCAGCAGGTCGTTCCGGCGTCGGAACGGTCATGGGCTCTAAGAACCTGAAGGCCGTGGCGATTCGCGGCACGTTAGGTGTTAGTGTTGATGATCCTGCTGCCTTCATGGACGCAGCAGCTGCGGGGAAACAGGTATTGGCCGACAACCCTGTGACGGGCCAAGGGCTCCCCGCCATGGGCACCCAAGTGCTGATGAACGTGATCAATGAGACCGGCGCCCTACCGACCCGCAATCATCGCGATGTTAAATTTGAGGGCGCGGGTAAGATCAGCGCCGAAGCAATGGCTGAGCCGCGTGCCAGTGACAGCAAGGCGAACTTGGTCACCAATGCAGCCTGTTTTGCCTGCACCATTGCTTGCGGTCGCATTTCAACGGTGGATCGAACCCACTACACGGTAAAAGACAGGCCAGAATATCAGAAGGCCTCAGGTGGTTTGGAATACGAAGCGGCTTGGGCTTTGGGGGCGGCGACGGGCGTTGAGGATCTGGATGCGCTGACGTTTGCCAACTTCATATGCAACGAACAAGGCATTGATCCGATTTCGTTCGGCGCAACAGTCGGCGCGGCGATGGAATTGTTCGAGGACGGTGTGATTACCACCAAGGAAACCAACGGACTGGAACTCAAATTCGGCTCGGCCAAGGCGCTGACCGATTTGGTCGAACTCACTGGAAAGGGCGAGGGCTTTGGTGCTGAAATTGGTTTGGGGTCCAAGTTGTTGTGTGAGAAATACGGTAAACCTGAACTGTCCATGAGTGTGAAGGGACAAGAATTCCCGGCCTATGATTCACGTGGCATTCAAGGCATGGGCCTGACCTACGCGACATCCAATCGCGGGGCCTGTCACCTGAGAAGCTATACGGTCGCGTCTGAGGTTCTTGGTATCCCGGAGAAGACTGATCCCTTGGTAACCGAAGGCAAAGCCGGGTTGGTTAAAGCGTTCCAGGACGCGACTGCCGTGGTGGATTCAGCCGGGCTTTGCGTCTTCACGACCTTCGCTTGGTCCATGGATGACATCGCGCCGCAGATTGACGCCGCCTGTGAAGGTGACTGGAGCGTCGAGAATTTGATGGAAGTCGGTGAGAGGGTTTGGAACCTGGAACGTCAGTTCAATTTGGCGGCAGGTTTTACGGGCAAGGACGATACCTTGCCCAAGCGCTTGTTAAAGGACGCGGCCAAAACAGGTCCAGCGGAAGGCCTGACCAGCGGACTGGAGCAGATGTTGCCTGAATATTATGAGCTTCGGGGATGGACTGCGGATGGTATACCGTCCAACGAGACCATTTCCAGGCTTGGTCTCTAG
- a CDS encoding NAD(P)H-dependent oxidoreductase, translating to MSSILNVLGISGSLRKASKNSALLRTAQGLVPEEMTLDIFDISDIPLYNQDVEDDGFPPSVERLAEALEKADALLIACPEYNWSITPPFKNAIDWASRKKPSPLDDMPVAIMGVGGGAGAGRAQQHLRQVFVFTNSHVMNKPEVAVRLRETNFDDDGRPTDQHVLDNVSSLLVNLDAWTRRLQVFVKEYEDYPQGY from the coding sequence ATGAGCAGCATACTGAACGTACTTGGAATTTCCGGAAGCCTCCGCAAGGCATCAAAGAACTCAGCACTTTTACGCACGGCCCAGGGATTGGTGCCGGAAGAGATGACTCTTGATATCTTCGATATATCCGACATCCCGCTTTATAACCAAGATGTCGAAGACGACGGTTTTCCGCCATCGGTCGAACGTCTGGCCGAAGCGCTGGAAAAAGCTGATGCGCTTTTGATAGCGTGCCCGGAATATAATTGGTCGATTACACCACCGTTTAAGAACGCCATTGATTGGGCTTCTCGAAAAAAGCCGTCCCCGTTGGACGATATGCCGGTGGCGATCATGGGTGTCGGCGGTGGCGCAGGTGCAGGCCGGGCGCAGCAACACCTTCGCCAAGTATTCGTCTTTACCAATTCGCACGTGATGAACAAGCCTGAAGTTGCCGTCCGCTTACGGGAAACTAACTTCGACGATGACGGTCGTCCGACGGACCAACACGTTTTAGACAACGTCTCTTCGTTGCTCGTAAACTTGGACGCTTGGACGCGCCGACTTCAGGTATTCGTGAAAGAATACGAGGATTATCCTCAAGGGTACTAA
- a CDS encoding 4Fe-4S dicluster domain-containing protein, giving the protein MLKSLHIDPDKCTGCVQCELACSYENEGVFNVAKSRIRVFRFHDQGRVVPYTCTQCAEAWCMQACPVAAISKNPDTGAMEVSDPLCVGCKVCTIACPFGTVNYNQSTGKVIKCDLCGGDPACAKACPTQAITFINADETGLDRMRQWATKTDAAQSAQA; this is encoded by the coding sequence ATGCTTAAATCACTTCATATCGATCCGGACAAGTGTACCGGCTGCGTGCAGTGCGAACTGGCATGCAGCTATGAAAATGAAGGTGTGTTCAATGTGGCGAAGTCTCGGATCAGAGTCTTCCGCTTCCATGATCAAGGGCGCGTCGTTCCCTATACCTGCACCCAGTGTGCCGAGGCCTGGTGCATGCAGGCCTGTCCTGTGGCGGCGATTTCCAAAAATCCTGATACGGGTGCCATGGAAGTCAGCGACCCGCTGTGCGTTGGCTGCAAGGTCTGCACCATTGCCTGCCCGTTCGGCACGGTGAATTACAACCAATCCACCGGCAAAGTCATCAAATGTGATCTGTGTGGCGGTGATCCGGCCTGTGCGAAGGCCTGCCCGACCCAGGCGATTACGTTCATTAACGCCGATGAGACGGGATTGGATCGAATGCGCCAGTGGGCGACGAAAACAGACGCCGCCCAGTCGGCACAAGCATAG
- a CDS encoding histidine phosphatase family protein, which translates to MLQKTPFYFLRHGQTDWNLEHRCQGQTDVPLNATGIGQAGDAKARLTDIPIATICCSPLGRARQTAEIVNEALNCRFVVIDGLQECRFGEAEGKLITHETYHKLIRSAGTTGGEIFEDFVERAIAGLNQAIVEPGPVLVVAHGGIFNALQFHVGLDYDGDIKNCVPVRFEPPTNKNNVWKMISV; encoded by the coding sequence ATGCTTCAAAAAACGCCTTTTTACTTCCTACGCCACGGACAAACCGATTGGAACCTGGAACACCGCTGCCAAGGGCAAACTGATGTTCCCTTGAACGCGACCGGCATTGGTCAGGCGGGTGATGCAAAAGCGCGCCTGACGGACATTCCGATAGCGACCATTTGTTGCAGTCCGCTGGGTCGAGCCCGACAAACGGCAGAAATCGTCAATGAAGCCTTAAACTGCCGGTTCGTGGTGATTGACGGTTTACAGGAATGTCGGTTCGGCGAGGCCGAAGGCAAGCTGATTACCCATGAAACTTATCACAAATTGATCAGAAGCGCTGGGACAACTGGTGGAGAGATATTCGAGGACTTCGTTGAACGTGCGATTGCAGGCCTGAACCAAGCCATCGTCGAGCCTGGCCCTGTTTTGGTTGTTGCCCATGGCGGCATCTTCAATGCCTTACAATTTCATGTTGGCCTTGATTACGACGGAGACATCAAAAACTGTGTGCCCGTCCGCTTCGAACCCCCAACCAATAAGAACAATGTGTGGAAGATGATTTCGGTGTAA